CAATATCATGAGCTTGACTTAAGCCTTTTCTACTGTGATGGGCTCTAGTAACCTAAAGATTGTCCCTAATTAAACTCTGAATGGGCTgaattaagttaaaattagGCCAATTAAAGCCCTTCTCATGTGATTTTCAGCCACCACAACCCCTTAGTGCCAGCCGAATTTCGGCTTCTCTTGCGGGCTCAACTTGTCGAATTTCAAGCTCAAAACCATCCGTCGGTCTAAtgcaattaatgaaaatataaattatataatatatgcTCTAAAATTATAAAAGCAATATgctcctaaaattatatgctatatGCTATATgccatttaattttaatatttttatttatggatTAAAAATCGATCTCCAATTTTTTATACAATAAATGAATGATTAGAACGCCAAAATATAGGTATCAACTCCACctcaataatttaacaataaattttacgaaaaattaactaaagataaatttgtcattgatatatcaatttaggtttttttttatcaaaaattaatttgaactaaatttatcataagtaaaTCACTTTGGGTTTTCGTAGTATTAaatctaaaagaaaagaaaagagggaagctAAGAAAGTGGCGCCACTATAAGAGAAATCATTACAATGGCTGACACAAGTAACCTCGAGCGCAAAATACAGATATCATATTTCTCACCTATCTTTGAGTCTCATGTTACATTACATTATCCGCTCTGGACAGCACTGTACCGACCATGCAAAGCATTCTAAAACTCCTACTCACTTTGATAATATTCACCGTGCTGATGTAAAACAACTACTTCCGTATGCAACCTAGTGACATCAACGATTCTGTAAGCCAGTTTACACTTAAAAATGGTGCATGGCCTCCAGGACATTTGCTGCCCAAACAGCACCAATTCAAAAAAGAATTGCATATATGGGTTGGAGATTTGAACCTCTAGCTTCTTTCGTCGCCAACCCAGTTGTTCTTTTCCTTCGGCCCCGTAGGACCGTCTTCGCCGTAAAGCTCAATCGGAAGCTTGTCAAATATGTATGCCACCGCGTGTCCGAACATATCCGGCAAGGATTTGATTACTTTGTCCAGCTTGGTTCTTGAATTGTAGACGACAGTCGGACCCCATTTTCTCATATATTGCAACCAGCAAGGCTCGCCAACAACACCATCTCCCAGATATTCGGCAGCTACAATCTCATAGCTGGTGCTCGAGTCCACTTTAAAATCACTCCGAGCTGCGTCATTCCTTATCCCAATCCTAAGCATTTTCGATCCCTGAATGTAGGTTCCGGGACGAGGGTAGCTAGCGTGCCCACTTTTTGATGAGTAAATAGCCGCTTTGTTTCCATCTATAAATTCCAAATCACACGCATCCACCCACTGGCCACCGCTGTGCTGTGAGAAGTAGATGCTCCACAGCTCTCCACTGAAGTTGCTTATACGGAGAGTAAAATGTTCCCAGTCACCTACATGCTGTCCAATGCTCAAAGGAATATTCATGCCAACTTTGACAGTGGCTGGCCCATTGAAGGGGCAAAAGATCCACATCACAATGTCTGTAAATGTACCACCCAAAGCTGGCTTCACATGGACATAGAGCTTAGCTGAATCCAAGTTCCCATTCTTGATGCTATTGTTACGCCGATCACTAGGCAAATCAATCCAATACTCCCCATCGTTTTTCCCACCGCTAGGCAAGTTTGAACCACTTATGTCTATGGGCTCCCCTACGGGATCTCCTTTTCTGTGTAATAGCGATCCATTTTCAAAGAACCATGAAACAGAAGATGGCAAGAACACCTCATCTGGGTGAAAGAACACGGTTGGCCCATAGTGCTTGATGAGTGTGTGGACCTGATCAAGGTTTGGCATCGCATTCAGCACAGGGTTACAGTTCTTTAGGCACGAAATACATTGTTCGTCACCAGAACTCCAGCAGCTGCTGCAGGAAAAAGTCCCAACTGAGACACCTTTACCCAGCATTCCCCTGTGAGTTGGTCTAATGCTACATACTGTCAATGGCAATAGTGGATATTTTGAAATGCTGAGAATCACGTGATGATTTTCACACGTATCTGTCAAGTCAGACCGAACAACTCTGACTTCCTCCAATGCAGGCTTAGCCGGCTGGTTAGTGACCAAAATTCCCATAGGCTTGTACCCCTCAGGCGCCTGAGGTAGCCAGAAATAACCACCTTCCCCACCATCTGCGCCACCATCATCTGAACTCCAAATAAGCGTGTAATCGACTGGCTCCTTAAGAGCTGGTGATTTACCAGATGTGCATTCAGGAGGTTTTATACCAGAAGAAATAACTTCCCTTGCCACTAGCACGAAGCCTCGCAAAGGTCGATCATTTGATTGGCAGTAGTGCCCCAGACAAAAAAATCCATCAGGTATTGCCACAGGCCTATAGAAACTGACACCTTTTCTCTCATCACTTGACCAATCCCAACCCCAGATAAATTCAAACCTTTTGACTTTACAGACTTCAATTTCCCCAAGATTTATACTTCCACTGGCAAATTCATGACCTGGGATCATAAGCAAAACATGAAgagatgaaaaggaaatgagaaaaGGTTAAGCTCTTTTGTCAATAAGCCAGAATGCCATAAGACGTGCGATAACAATGCAACAATTTTCTGCAATACTTGATACAGAGTGCGGCACACCACTACTAACATCATCAGAGAACCAACTTCTCGAGCATGATAAAAACAGCAAGATAGCTATACCAGCAACTAGCAGCTTTCTTCATACAGCATGCCAATAACTAACCAGCAAACAATCAAGCAAATTACTAAACAGGATTTGGGAAAGAACATACATTCAGGTGCTTGGAAATCAAATCACATGTGGAAAATTGCAACGGGAGTAAAGCAAAAAATCTTCAGATTCTAGCTATATATAACAAAGCACGTCGGCATTGACATTTGACAGGCAGTGTTGCGACGATCTCACATATAACTAGAAACTCTTGACATTTGTGTGCTCTTGTTCTGTTTTAACACTCTTGACTCGTAGACCCAAAAAAGCCATCAAAATCCATGGGCATTATCTAGAAGCTGAAGGAAGTTTCCGCATTCTGGAATCAATAACATCTCCAATAACCCATTTCTCCTCCAACAATGCAAAGTGACTATCATTATTGCGACACCATTAATTCACTCGAGATATTATACACTTTAACCCATGTCATACCAAGACTTACAATTTTGTATCTTGTTCCAATGCTAAACAAAACAATGTAAAAAAAGCATCTTTTATGAATTAATTCCAGTTTCCCGTATTTGGTGCACAATTTGATTCATCCCCGACTTCTTTAATGAATAAATTCCAGTTTCCTCGTATTTGGTGTACAATTCAGTTCATCCCCAGACTTCTTCACCATCCTAGACGCCTGCTGGGAGCAGCTCATTGGCCGGGTCTCTCGTCCCGGGCGATCACTCCCGGCCCTCATCCAACCGTCCACTTAAAAATCGAAGAATAGCAATCGGCAAAATTACCAACCCACGAACCAATCCCAGCAAAGCTAAGAGGCCACCGGAGATTTGCCATGACCCAAccaagaaacaaacaaaaaagatatacatttaaaatagaataaaaacaaaatgctCAAGGAGAAAAGTCAGAGAAAACGAGCCGATCATCCATCGCCATCGCATTACGAAGCAAGAAACCGCTTCGCAGTCTCGACATTCGACCCAACAGAgcaaaaacgacgccgcacCAACCCACCAACCAACCTGGCGGCCATTCGGGGATCGGGGCGGGCAGAGAGAAGGGCTCGGGCCGGCGATGGGGGCGGCCGCCGGCGGCGGCCCCGGTCCAAGACAGGCACCTGCATCCGACCATCCTCCCTGGCTTTCGCGGCGGCGCGGCGCCGGATCAGAAGCGCGCCCCGCCGTCTGGATCTGGGCCGAGCCCATGAGGAGGcattgcgagagagagaagggaagagggACGTGACGCGCGCCATTGTAGGGGGCAAGGCTGTGCAGCGCCATCTACCTTTTCGTCGACATGACACGGAAAAGACACGGGGGTCGGTGTTGGCcctgcaaaaaggaaaaaggattcCGATTCCCTCGCGTTATTATAATTATTGTACCCGTCGGTGTTGTGTAACTTACAGCTGAGCCATCGAGAGTGTTCGGCTCCAATGTCGGCCTAATGATGTCGAGGAATCTCCTGAATCGCCCGAAGCCGGCTCGGAACCGGCGGAGGTTTCCAAAGGAGTCGGTTTGGTTCTTGGAACCAATAGATTAAATGTGAAATTACTTATTCGCCCATCCGGACAAgatcatatttaattttttaagaaaagtttCCGatcaaaaaagaatttaagaaaataaaaccctaaaacccttAATTTGGAGTTCACCCattaattgagtgctaatttcaTCTCACTATTATCTCATCTAAGTCGTCTAACTATCTCTCACTTGTAGCCTCAACTCTTAATCTTAACAAGACTCACAATCTCGACTCTTAACTTTTAATATGAGTTCAATCTTTTTTATTGATATTGCAACTAAGAATATGCAAATTCTTTGTTTCTTGCTTTACTTCCAGCTTGCTAAAAAATGTCACACTAATTGTGTAAAGTTTGATAGAACCGGTTTCATGGACTCGCATGAGAATTAGATCGAACTAGCGGTCCAATTCTCGAGTGGATCCATAGAATCAAAGGGTGGTTAACGATTTCAATATCCTTAGTGGACAATTTATGGTTCTAATGTGGAAACTACCTATTTGAACCATGTCCATCCTTAATCGAAATATTGAGCGCTCTTCTCAAAATATACAGGTATATCAATATGCAATGGtagaacttttctttttggtcagaATTGTCCAACTTCACTCGACATATTATCTCTAAATGaattttcatctcacaaaaaTCCCGAACCATGCTCCACGGCACATTCACCCCAACTTTCAGTACCCTTAACTCAAATCCATCTtctgatttatcaaatttgtcAATCCCCACGTTACATCTGCTGTGCACTCATCTCCAACTCGTGTTAACGCAGATGCACTTTTAACAGGATATCGAACGCGATGCTAATGGACGGATCAAGGGTACTGGTGCGGGCGGCGTTAACGTCTtccatttgtttccttttgttctttataGGGGGGCTGAAGGCCGATAAGGTTTGTCGGCCTAACCTCACCAACACCAAGCGAGGGCCACAACAGCCTCGCCGGTTCTAGGCATCGCGGCCTTGCCCGGATCGGGTGAGGGCTGCGGCTCCCTCGCCCAGCCCAGCACATAGGGCCTGCAAGGCCCTTTACCGGTGAATTTTGATTTCGGCAAGGAAATAAGTACGATCACAATCACTTGTATCCTCCCACACTTCAAAATTTTGTAACGAAAAACTCCGTAAGCATCATAGTAAAGATCATACAATCTTGCGCGCCGATTGGTAAAGCACGAAAGGGCCTTCTAATTACGATTTTTATGCGCATGCACAAGATGGAAAGCAAATCTGCGGCAGAGCTCTCAAGGGATCTTTCAGAAAAATCAGTGAAAAAGTCGAAAGATTGATTGCAGCGCTAGCCAAGCAAAAGGCTCGCTACTTATTGGCCAAGGTAGGAATTCCATCAGCCTCTCGACTCCGTGAAGAGGTCAAATCAACAGTTtccattaataattaaaaacagCACAGTAAGTACCTCACATACACCACTCGAGAATTGAGAATCTCTTGTTCTCCATTGTAGAGGTACCCTCTACAAACAGTCGCAGCGATGAAGATGAGAAGAGCATATTGCTGGAGACATAcgaggaaataaaagaagaagaaaaaaccctaTAAGGGCTTGATGTTGACCATAACTCCAGGATCTTGTTACACCCCTCACAGTGTAAAGGCTCAATGGGGCCCAAAACTCCCGCTTGAATTGCATCACAAAAACCATTCAAGGGGAAAGGCTCATCTAAGCTCTCCGCAAGGGCCAAAAGGTAAAAAAGGTCTTAACAATCTAATCAtgccaaaaaggaagaaacacaCCTCAAGAAGCACAGACCACGACTTCAGGAAACCATCGTACATGGAATCACCCATAGCAACCTAACGAGCCTTTGGCCACAGCTATAACGGTTCGAAAAGGTCGAACGAATAACTCATTGCGAACCACGGAAGTAGGAGCCATTGCCCCTCGGACGGCTGTAGTCATTATCCAGGTTGCTTCCCCTGCCCAAACTCTGACCACCCAGGCGTCCCCTTAGGCCCTCTGATTGGTATCCGCCTCTGCCTCTTCCTCGTCCTGGCATTCATTCGAAGAAAGTGTCAAATGCAGAAGTAACGATGATTTATAAGCATAATCTTATCTTCATGTTCTCCAAAAAGATACTCGTCAAACATAATCAAGACTTTAGCTGTTCCAAATTTACAAGCACTTGCAGAGAAATGTCACTCAAACCCCAAACATCACTTTAACAGTTTAATTGTGACATCACCAATATCTTTATTTCTATCTCCAAATGAACAGGAAATTATATTGCAAACCAATTTTATTGCACATACCCACTCACCTGTAAACTATAGTTACCCCATAAAATCTATACTCTCACTCTGTGAAACACACAAACCCTACAAATAGTCTGAGAGATCAAGCCTGCACACAGATGGTGAAGATGCTGCAAAAGACTCATCTCTAAGCAAAACCTCTAGGataacataaaaatcatgaacatTAAAAAGCCGAATACACCAAGGTCCATGAATAGGCACAGCTACTGCTACCAATGTTGGAAGACACTTTGAAATGTTAACCATATCATCATGGAACACTTCCACTAAGGAAGGAAAAAACAATAAAGCAGCTAGTTATATAAGgcatgaaaaacaaaaaagataagaCCACATACTTCCACCTCGAACACCGCCCGTGGTGTTTGCTCTTCTCTCTTCAACGTAAACTGGCTTTCCAGCCACCATAACAGGAGAAGCCtacaaattaaaaacaaaacaaaaactatAACTATGTTATTTTCCAAACATATGTACTTTTTGAAGTAAATTATATGTGTAACCAAATCAATTATAAGATACACAACAGCATGCACGAAAACATTTGTCCCCTCTGATTCTTACATGGTCAATTTTAATTGATATGTTCCTATGCCACTTGTATGCATCACAATAATCAGGGATTAGAAAGCTAACCATTATGCCCATAAGTTTAAGATTTCAATAAAAGAATATATCATTTATATCGAGTATATTTCTTAACATTACACAAATGTAAGCCAGAGCCAGAACTTAGGCATCTAATAGACTGGATGACAACTGGAAGACAGAAAAGAGTTGGGAGACATTATCACGACAACAGAGATGAAAAAATTTGAACACTAGACCCAAAGGTTGGACACCATGTGAACAAACCGGTTTCCCAACAGCGGTTCTGGGGAACGCATCTATAAAGTGTACCAAGCATGTTTCTTAACAGATGAAATAGAATGCGTTGTGGAGAAATATTTGGGTCTTAATATAAGGACAGAAGGATGACAGCCAAAAACATAGATCCACAATAACACATCTATGCTAAgcaaataactaaataaaaaaatattctgtAAGGCGCATGCAATGCGTTATAGATGAGCTACCTTTAATGCATTCTGGACTCCAAAAAGGTCTTCAAACTCAACAAAGGCATAACAAACACCAATTTCCTGCACGTTGCTTCCAATTTTAGCCTCCTCCAACATTACATATTAAGTCAAAGCCAAGTGGCTcatagcaaaagaaaaaggtcaaTGCTAAGTGGGACAGAACCTTCCGTATCTTGATAGCAACACCATCTGGTCGGATGGTGCCAAAGTTCCTGAAAACCTCCTCAATGTCCGCATTCGTAACGGTTGGGGGCAAATTCCTTACGTAGACAGATTTCGACAGACCTGTCAGAAATGATAAAGGCCAACTTCAAAATGGGCCTTGCTACAAGACTCCAGTGATAATGCACAATAATGGTCTACGTAGATAAACATTCAATACCTCCCAGCTAACTTATCTAAATATACAATCAGATGTAaagtagaaaatcaaaa
The sequence above is drawn from the Eucalyptus grandis isolate ANBG69807.140 chromosome 11, ASM1654582v1, whole genome shotgun sequence genome and encodes:
- the LOC104425227 gene encoding uncharacterized protein LOC104425227, with the protein product MVGCRCLSWTGAAAGGRPHRRPEPFSLPAPIPEWPPGHEFASGSINLGEIEVCKVKRFEFIWGWDWSSDERKGVSFYRPVAIPDGFFCLGHYCQSNDRPLRGFVLVAREVISSGIKPPECTSGKSPALKEPVDYTLIWSSDDGGADGGEGGYFWLPQAPEGYKPMGILVTNQPAKPALEEVRVVRSDLTDTCENHHVILSISKYPLLPLTVCSIRPTHRGMLGKGVSVGTFSCSSCWSSGDEQCISCLKNCNPVLNAMPNLDQVHTLIKHYGPTVFFHPDEVFLPSSVSWFFENGSLLHRKGDPVGEPIDISGSNLPSGGKNDGEYWIDLPSDRRNNSIKNGNLDSAKLYVHVKPALGGTFTDIVMWIFCPFNGPATVKVGMNIPLSIGQHVGDWEHFTLRISNFSGELWSIYFSQHSGGQWVDACDLEFIDGNKAAIYSSKSGHASYPRPGTYIQGSKMLRIGIRNDAARSDFKVDSSTSYEIVAAEYLGDGVVGEPCWLQYMRKWGPTVVYNSRTKLDKVIKSLPDMFGHAVAYIFDKLPIELYGEDGPTGPKEKNNWVGDERS